In Maridesulfovibrio sp., the following proteins share a genomic window:
- a CDS encoding YbaK/EbsC family protein, which translates to MSDNLSNSSQRVQEYLAKSGKDFKVKEFSSSTRTAADAADSIGCEVGQIAKSLVFQDKKTEELVLVIASGSNRVDTKKISKSIGMKLKQAKADLVKLKTGFAIGGIPPVAHAEQLQTILDEDLQQYVEIWAAAGTPHSVFQLTPASLAELTNGNWLDLRQE; encoded by the coding sequence ATGTCAGATAATTTGAGCAACAGTTCTCAGCGGGTGCAGGAATATCTTGCAAAGTCAGGTAAAGATTTCAAGGTCAAAGAATTTAGCAGTTCAACCAGAACAGCTGCTGACGCAGCGGACAGCATCGGTTGCGAAGTAGGTCAGATTGCAAAATCATTGGTTTTTCAGGACAAAAAGACCGAAGAACTTGTTCTGGTTATCGCTTCCGGCAGCAACCGCGTTGATACTAAAAAAATCAGCAAGTCAATCGGCATGAAGCTCAAACAGGCCAAGGCCGATCTGGTAAAACTTAAGACCGGATTCGCCATAGGCGGGATTCCCCCGGTGGCACATGCTGAACAATTGCAAACTATACTCGATGAAGACCTGCAGCAGTATGTGGAAATCTGGGCAGCTGCCGGGACTCCCCACTCTGTTTTCCAGCTGACACCGGCTTCGCTCGCTGAACTTACAAACGGCAACTGGCTCGACCTGCGACAGGAATAA
- a CDS encoding sigma-54 dependent transcriptional regulator: protein MNKNTGLTPRYPLLLVDDEDSWLQSFRATLRSQGIDNVVLLNDGTKVMETLAERKFCAVAVDLMMPNISGEDLIPQMVEEYPELPVLVISGLNEIKAVVNCIRKGAFDFIVKTEDRNTLIAGVRHAIEIFELRQENKSLQKRFFKDSPDRPELFTEIVTAHKDMISIFKYIEAIAETSRPVLITGESGVGKELIARAVHNASGRKGNFVAVNVAGLDDNVFSDTLFGHKKGAFTGATEARIGLVEKAKNGTLFLDEIGDLSPASQTKLLRLLQEHEFMPLGSDMAKRSSARIITATHQSISSMQEHGKFRKDLFFRLRGHMLKIPPLRERRGDLPLLISHFIDEVHIDSGNDVEADVHEISSFLGEYPFPGNVRELQHLVHDAASLCGYKELRPEHFKQLLVVPADLAESLDHSLDLGESVSFGTRLPTLQEVRARLIDEALRRTKGNQSSAAQLIGVTRQAVSKYLKKNG from the coding sequence ATGAATAAAAATACTGGTTTGACTCCAAGATATCCCTTGTTGCTGGTTGATGATGAAGATTCATGGCTGCAAAGTTTCAGGGCCACCCTGCGATCACAGGGTATTGATAATGTGGTCCTGCTAAATGACGGAACCAAGGTCATGGAAACTCTGGCCGAGCGCAAGTTCTGCGCAGTGGCTGTGGATTTGATGATGCCTAATATCTCGGGTGAGGATTTAATACCGCAGATGGTGGAAGAGTACCCGGAACTCCCGGTGCTGGTTATATCCGGCCTGAACGAAATAAAGGCTGTTGTCAATTGCATCCGCAAAGGGGCGTTCGATTTTATCGTCAAAACCGAGGACCGCAATACGCTCATCGCCGGGGTGCGTCATGCCATTGAGATTTTTGAACTCCGGCAGGAAAATAAGTCCTTGCAAAAGCGCTTCTTTAAGGATTCCCCGGATCGTCCGGAGTTATTCACGGAGATTGTGACCGCCCATAAGGATATGATCTCCATCTTCAAATATATTGAGGCAATTGCCGAAACTTCGCGTCCGGTGCTTATTACCGGGGAATCCGGGGTGGGCAAGGAACTCATTGCCAGAGCGGTGCACAACGCCAGCGGGCGTAAGGGTAATTTCGTAGCTGTGAATGTCGCCGGTCTGGATGATAATGTTTTTTCAGATACCTTGTTCGGACATAAGAAGGGAGCTTTCACCGGGGCTACGGAAGCACGGATCGGCTTGGTGGAAAAGGCTAAAAACGGGACTCTTTTTCTTGATGAGATCGGCGACCTCAGTCCGGCTTCGCAAACCAAGCTGCTACGGCTGTTGCAGGAACATGAGTTCATGCCGCTCGGGTCAGATATGGCTAAGCGTTCCAGCGCGCGGATTATTACTGCCACCCATCAGTCTATTAGCAGTATGCAGGAGCACGGCAAATTCCGTAAAGACCTATTTTTCAGGCTGCGCGGTCATATGCTGAAGATCCCGCCTCTCAGGGAGCGCAGGGGCGACCTGCCGCTCTTAATTTCCCACTTTATTGATGAAGTGCACATTGATTCCGGCAATGATGTTGAAGCGGATGTGCATGAAATATCATCTTTTTTGGGAGAATATCCCTTTCCGGGAAACGTTCGCGAGTTACAGCATCTGGTTCATGATGCGGCGAGTCTCTGCGGGTACAAAGAATTGAGACCAGAGCATTTTAAACAACTGCTGGTGGTGCCTGCTGATCTTGCTGAATCTTTAGACCATAGTCTCGACCTTGGTGAGAGTGTCTCATTCGGGACCCGGTTGCCAACATTGCAGGAAGTGCGTGCCCGGCTCATTGATGAAGCTTTGCGGCGTACCAAGGGGAATCAGTCATCCGCAGCCCAGCTTATCGGGGTTACGCGGCAGGCGGTGAGTAAGTATTTGAAAAAGAACGGGTAG
- a CDS encoding TRAP transporter large permease, translated as MLTFPVTIVMALYFTSIPIAFALLAAGLSYFTFGDVGTPPDLILQKFITSTASFPLLAIPFFIMAGEIMNFSGISSSLMKMADVLTGHLRGGLAQVNVLLSTLMGGISGSANADAAMQSKILVPQMTKRGYSTPFATAITAASSAIAPVIPPGINLIIYALIAQVSVAKMFIGGYTPGVLMCLALMLTVHFIAKKRDYKPSREKMASGREIIKQARESIWGLLLPLGIIAGIRFGVFTPTEAGAMAVLFCIIIGAFFYKQLRWEHFPIIMKNTILGTSSVMLIIIAASVFGQYMSWERIPHQLTRAILAISDSPWLILVVINFLLLFLGMFLEGGALLIIVAPLLVPLVKNMGIDLIHFGLIMIVNIMIGGITPPFGSMMFTTCAITGSTVGQFCKEIWPFILALLAVLVMVTYMPSIVMFLPNLL; from the coding sequence ATGCTTACCTTTCCTGTTACCATAGTAATGGCGCTTTATTTTACCAGCATCCCCATTGCCTTCGCCCTGCTGGCAGCCGGGCTGTCATACTTCACTTTCGGCGATGTTGGCACTCCGCCGGACCTGATCCTACAGAAGTTTATCACTTCAACCGCTTCCTTTCCGCTTCTGGCTATTCCATTTTTCATCATGGCCGGGGAGATCATGAACTTCTCGGGAATCAGCTCAAGCCTTATGAAAATGGCTGACGTGCTGACCGGCCACCTGCGCGGCGGTCTGGCTCAGGTAAATGTGCTGCTATCCACCCTCATGGGCGGTATCTCCGGTTCCGCTAATGCAGACGCGGCCATGCAGTCAAAAATCCTCGTGCCCCAGATGACAAAACGCGGTTACAGCACCCCCTTCGCCACAGCGATCACAGCCGCATCTTCAGCCATCGCCCCGGTTATTCCGCCGGGAATCAACCTGATCATCTACGCCCTAATAGCACAGGTCTCCGTAGCCAAGATGTTTATCGGTGGGTACACCCCGGGCGTTCTCATGTGTCTGGCCCTGATGCTGACCGTACATTTCATCGCCAAAAAGAGGGACTACAAACCATCACGCGAAAAAATGGCCTCCGGCAGGGAAATCATCAAACAGGCCCGTGAATCAATCTGGGGCCTGCTCCTTCCGCTGGGTATAATAGCCGGAATACGCTTCGGAGTTTTCACCCCCACCGAAGCAGGGGCCATGGCAGTTCTATTCTGCATCATCATCGGTGCATTCTTCTATAAACAGCTGCGCTGGGAACATTTTCCCATCATCATGAAGAACACCATTCTGGGCACAAGCTCAGTCATGCTGATCATCATCGCGGCATCTGTTTTCGGGCAATACATGAGCTGGGAACGCATCCCGCACCAGCTGACCAGAGCCATTCTGGCAATCTCAGATTCCCCGTGGCTCATTCTGGTGGTCATCAACTTCCTGCTGCTTTTTCTGGGTATGTTCCTTGAAGGTGGAGCGCTGCTGATCATCGTAGCACCGTTGCTCGTTCCGCTGGTCAAAAATATGGGAATCGACCTCATCCACTTCGGACTTATCATGATCGTAAACATCATGATCGGCGGCATTACCCCGCCGTTCGGGTCAATGATGTTCACAACCTGCGCCATTACCGGGTCCACGGTAGGACAGTTCTGCAAAGAAATCTGGCCCTTTATCCTCGCACTGCTCGCAGTACTCGTGATGGTGACCTATATGCCGTCCATAGTAATGTTCCTGCCTAATTTATTATAA
- a CDS encoding TRAP transporter small permease, with the protein MSEASKFLFKNFDLYVSGFFLCITVAVVIVNVALRYLFQGGLFWAEEVATTAFIWSVFVGSAAAYRYKMHIGIDMISQIGPQLWRNFIAVVIDLLMFIINGYIVYLSVFYIQANKMKRTPVLDIPAIYVNLALTVGFSLMAIYALGFLYGDLRKLFGSKAEGE; encoded by the coding sequence ATGTCTGAAGCATCAAAATTTCTGTTCAAAAATTTCGACCTTTACGTCAGCGGTTTTTTCCTCTGCATCACAGTTGCGGTGGTTATTGTCAACGTTGCGCTGCGCTATCTTTTTCAGGGCGGTCTTTTCTGGGCTGAGGAAGTCGCTACCACGGCTTTTATCTGGTCTGTATTCGTCGGATCAGCAGCAGCCTACCGCTACAAAATGCACATCGGCATCGACATGATCAGCCAGATAGGTCCCCAGCTGTGGCGTAATTTCATTGCGGTAGTCATTGATCTGCTGATGTTCATCATTAACGGTTACATTGTCTATCTCAGTGTATTCTATATTCAGGCCAACAAGATGAAAAGGACTCCGGTTCTCGATATTCCGGCCATCTACGTAAATCTCGCCCTCACTGTGGGTTTCTCACTCATGGCTATCTACGCTCTGGGATTCCTTTATGGCGACCTGCGTAAACTTTTCGGTTCTAAGGCAGAAGGAGAATAG
- a CDS encoding PocR ligand-binding domain-containing protein: MAEDKVMDSGVHDDFIEELNTLRGRVAELEESHFRYENFGTNQRLKTIVPDSQDNSRQHRFEDYFDVEAIQRIQDAFSEATRVASVITDLDGRPITRPSRFCRFCGLIRATDMGLKNCMRSDASFGTKSPLEPIMRPCLSGGLWDGGTSFYVGDRHIANWIIGQVRCPPTSDERIRRYAREIGADEDQLMEALSEVPSMTRDQFLSVCNALCLIANQMSILARKNFLQAQAIARRRAVEVALRESEERFRQLSQSTFEAIFIHHQGEIMTANRAGLNMFGYSHEELAGLNIDDLADPDFREIVQRHTSRTRKGRFDANFRCRDGRMLICEIQQREIIFQGEKVGVCAIRDITERVESERQAKEKEQQLIQADKMVSLGVLVSGMAHEINNPNSFMTLNLPLLEEIWRDITPILEDYYHENGDFLAGGLEYNELRGFMPDLLARMQEGSSRISGIVNSLKDYSRLQPGELMWEVDLVDVIRNSLRLLENLISQKTMRFELDLAPELPQVRGNSQRLSQVLINLLVNSCEALTDRKQGIFLSSKFVAERKMVEILVRDEGVGIAEEHLKKITDPFFTTKRTSGGTGLGLSVSSTIVQEHGGRLEFSANPGGGTVVRFFIPVIKDGGDDE; the protein is encoded by the coding sequence ATGGCAGAAGATAAAGTTATGGATAGTGGTGTACATGATGATTTCATTGAAGAACTGAACACCCTTCGTGGAAGGGTGGCGGAGCTTGAGGAATCTCATTTCAGGTATGAAAATTTCGGGACCAACCAGAGGTTGAAAACTATCGTGCCTGATTCGCAGGACAATAGCAGACAGCATCGATTTGAAGATTATTTTGACGTGGAGGCCATCCAGCGTATTCAGGATGCTTTTTCCGAGGCTACTCGTGTTGCTTCTGTTATCACGGATCTGGATGGGCGGCCTATTACCCGGCCCAGTCGTTTCTGCCGCTTTTGCGGTCTGATCAGGGCTACGGACATGGGCCTTAAGAATTGTATGCGGTCCGATGCTTCTTTTGGAACCAAGAGTCCGCTGGAACCGATCATGAGGCCCTGCCTGAGCGGTGGATTATGGGACGGCGGGACCAGCTTTTATGTTGGTGATCGGCATATTGCCAACTGGATCATCGGGCAGGTGCGCTGCCCGCCCACCAGTGATGAACGCATCAGGCGTTATGCCCGCGAAATCGGGGCGGATGAGGACCAGCTTATGGAAGCCCTTTCTGAAGTCCCATCCATGACCCGTGACCAGTTTTTGAGCGTCTGTAACGCGCTTTGCCTTATAGCAAACCAGATGTCCATTCTGGCCCGCAAGAATTTCCTGCAAGCGCAGGCCATTGCCCGGCGCAGGGCGGTGGAGGTTGCACTGCGGGAAAGTGAAGAACGTTTTCGACAGCTTTCGCAATCAACCTTCGAAGCTATATTCATCCATCATCAGGGCGAAATTATGACCGCCAACCGGGCCGGACTGAACATGTTCGGCTATTCGCATGAAGAGTTGGCCGGACTCAATATTGATGATCTGGCTGATCCGGATTTTAGGGAAATAGTCCAGCGGCATACTTCCCGGACACGCAAGGGCCGTTTTGACGCCAATTTTCGTTGCCGCGACGGGCGTATGCTGATCTGTGAAATCCAGCAGCGCGAGATTATCTTTCAGGGAGAGAAGGTCGGTGTTTGCGCTATCCGCGATATTACCGAGAGGGTCGAATCCGAGCGTCAGGCCAAGGAAAAAGAGCAGCAGTTGATTCAGGCCGATAAGATGGTTTCGCTGGGTGTACTGGTCTCCGGTATGGCCCACGAGATAAACAATCCAAATAGTTTCATGACCCTGAATCTACCATTGCTTGAGGAGATCTGGCGCGATATTACTCCCATCCTTGAAGATTATTACCATGAGAACGGTGATTTTCTGGCCGGAGGTCTGGAATATAATGAACTGCGCGGATTTATGCCTGACCTGCTGGCGCGAATGCAGGAAGGTTCAAGCCGGATAAGCGGAATCGTGAACAGCCTTAAGGACTATTCTCGTTTGCAGCCCGGCGAGCTTATGTGGGAGGTCGATTTAGTAGATGTTATCCGTAATTCCCTGCGCCTGCTTGAGAATCTGATCAGCCAGAAGACCATGCGTTTTGAACTGGATCTGGCACCTGAGTTGCCGCAGGTTCGCGGTAATTCACAGCGTCTTTCGCAGGTGTTGATCAACCTGCTGGTGAACTCCTGTGAAGCTCTGACAGATCGTAAACAAGGAATTTTTCTGTCTTCAAAATTTGTGGCAGAGAGAAAAATGGTTGAGATTCTTGTTCGTGACGAAGGGGTGGGCATAGCCGAAGAACATTTGAAAAAGATAACCGATCCGTTCTTTACTACCAAGCGGACCAGTGGCGGAACAGGTTTAGGTCTGTCGGTGTCTTCCACAATCGTGCAGGAGCATGGCGGTAGACTGGAATTCTCAGCCAACCCCGGAGGCGGGACCGTTGTCCGCTTCTTTATTCCGGTAATTAAAGATGGTGGAGACGATGAATAA
- a CDS encoding glycerophosphodiester phosphodiesterase: MILIGHRGCKYPGFNQNTIRSFEKVTSEGVPAIEFDVQLSADGELVVVHNLDLEEVSTGKGEVSSTDSNALKELFAGDPKRGKDRIPFLGEVFDFFASCTADKRPSIHMELKGNNTGTKAGMLFNEYVTAGKLVNADILASSFNWAELEALREVCPEAKIALLDGAIRRKSLLKKTGAEAEKYFAELFAYGNEDYMLPKFPTLQENMALLDKICMDAKIHSQLAGELADCLNGKYYTDELLESATDMNATSVNLWYRTISREFIEKAHARNLAVFVYTANTPEEWKKLNEMGVDGIFTDYYADAVRALS, encoded by the coding sequence ATGATTCTCATTGGTCATAGGGGTTGTAAATATCCCGGTTTCAACCAGAACACTATCCGTTCTTTTGAGAAGGTAACATCTGAGGGAGTACCGGCCATTGAATTTGACGTTCAGCTCAGCGCAGACGGCGAATTGGTGGTCGTACACAACCTTGATCTGGAAGAGGTTTCCACCGGCAAGGGTGAGGTCTCAAGCACTGATTCAAATGCGCTTAAAGAACTCTTTGCCGGAGACCCCAAACGAGGGAAAGACCGCATTCCTTTTCTCGGTGAAGTATTTGATTTCTTTGCTTCCTGCACTGCGGACAAGCGTCCGTCAATACATATGGAACTGAAGGGAAACAATACGGGAACAAAAGCGGGGATGCTTTTTAATGAATACGTCACTGCCGGGAAACTTGTAAATGCGGATATATTAGCCAGTTCATTCAACTGGGCGGAACTTGAAGCCCTAAGGGAAGTCTGCCCGGAAGCAAAAATAGCACTGCTGGACGGAGCCATCCGCCGCAAGTCACTGCTGAAGAAAACCGGCGCGGAAGCGGAAAAATATTTTGCGGAGCTTTTTGCTTACGGCAATGAAGATTACATGCTTCCGAAATTCCCCACCCTGCAGGAAAACATGGCGCTGCTGGATAAAATATGCATGGACGCAAAAATACATTCCCAACTGGCTGGCGAACTGGCCGACTGTCTGAACGGGAAATATTATACTGACGAACTGCTGGAATCGGCAACGGACATGAATGCCACATCTGTGAACCTCTGGTACCGGACTATCTCCAGAGAATTCATTGAAAAAGCCCACGCGCGGAATCTGGCTGTGTTTGTTTACACCGCCAACACCCCAGAAGAGTGGAAAAAACTTAATGAGATGGGCGTGGACGGTATCTTCACGGATTATTATGCCGATGCGGTTCGTGCACTCTCGTAA
- a CDS encoding substrate-binding domain-containing protein: protein MGKLLRLDEPPSAVFCSNDYLALGAIKGAMQAGLTLPEDLSIVGFDDMPTASYMIPALTTINQPAYQMGRTACEILLQIMEDQTLVMQHMMETKLVVRDSTAAFAQENVKQP, encoded by the coding sequence ATTGGGAAGCTGCTGCGGCTGGACGAGCCTCCCAGCGCAGTCTTCTGCTCCAATGACTATCTTGCCCTTGGTGCCATCAAAGGGGCGATGCAGGCGGGACTGACCCTGCCCGAAGACCTTTCCATAGTAGGTTTTGATGACATGCCCACGGCTTCTTATATGATCCCGGCACTGACCACTATCAACCAGCCTGCCTATCAAATGGGCAGAACAGCCTGTGAAATTTTGCTGCAGATCATGGAGGATCAGACTCTGGTTATGCAGCACATGATGGAGACCAAACTTGTTGTCCGCGACTCCACAGCAGCCTTCGCGCAAGAGAACGTTAAACAACCTTAG
- a CDS encoding LacI family DNA-binding transcriptional regulator, whose translation MSTILDVARLAQVSTATVSRVINSPETVREPTRKKVLRAMKMCNYKYNALARGFVTKKSNTIGLIIPNINNPVFAESTLGVQEYANSKNIKVILGNTSYDAEQEKSVIKALRESQVDGLIITSTDPKGKLIKSLTEENVPIVLLFSTVKPGPISAVGVDNFRGGYEATEHLISLGHRRIGMVSGNFAISDRAHHRWHGYRQCLKDHNIIYDSQLLVQTVYSLEGGEIQLGSCCGWTSLPAQSSAPMTILPLVPSKGRCRRD comes from the coding sequence GTGAGCACAATTCTTGACGTCGCCAGATTGGCACAAGTATCCACCGCCACAGTGTCCAGGGTAATCAATTCACCCGAGACAGTGCGGGAACCGACCCGGAAGAAAGTTCTCCGGGCAATGAAGATGTGCAACTATAAGTATAACGCCTTGGCCCGTGGATTTGTCACCAAAAAATCGAACACCATCGGCCTGATCATTCCCAACATCAATAATCCGGTCTTTGCCGAGTCCACACTTGGAGTACAGGAGTACGCCAACAGCAAAAACATCAAGGTCATACTCGGCAACACCTCATATGATGCAGAACAGGAGAAGAGTGTAATCAAAGCCCTGCGTGAAAGCCAGGTCGACGGATTGATAATCACCTCCACCGATCCCAAAGGGAAACTGATCAAATCGCTCACCGAAGAAAACGTTCCCATTGTGCTTCTCTTCAGCACAGTCAAGCCCGGCCCCATATCCGCCGTAGGGGTTGATAACTTTCGGGGCGGCTATGAGGCCACAGAACATCTCATATCCCTTGGCCATCGAAGAATCGGTATGGTTTCCGGCAACTTCGCTATCAGCGACAGAGCCCACCACCGTTGGCACGGATACAGGCAGTGCCTTAAAGATCACAATATTATCTACGACAGTCAATTACTGGTCCAGACCGTGTACTCTCTTGAGGGAGGCGAGATTCAATTGGGAAGCTGCTGCGGCTGGACGAGCCTCCCAGCGCAGTCTTCTGCTCCAATGACTATCTTGCCCTTGGTGCCATCAAAGGGGCGATGCAGGCGGGACTGA
- a CDS encoding C4-dicarboxylate TRAP transporter substrate-binding protein produces the protein MSFKKTISVLCAGAVLLLSMSAVCMAGDDYKLTLKLSHVFSPAEQLSKSMDAVAESIYEKTDGAINIQTFPQAQLPAYKEGVEQVVRGARFISVEDPSFIGDYVPDFKALYAPMLYRSFDEYVKLTQSDLVNKMKAEAEKQGIKILALDFIYGFRNLITQKVIKTPADLSGMKIRTPGSKSYIDTLNAMGAVATPLPWGETLSAVQQGVVDGLEGSEFTNIGTKVYEGPTKNVANTRHILGTCGVYISTKVWNDIPARYQKIIQDEFTKGADHMVNLLKSQHGGVVKELESYGVKFNEVDGDAFRAALQPLYKEQKGMTPGIFQSIFKELDAMRK, from the coding sequence ATGAGCTTCAAGAAAACCATTTCCGTGCTTTGCGCAGGAGCTGTCCTGCTTCTGTCCATGTCCGCCGTTTGTATGGCCGGCGACGACTACAAACTGACCCTGAAACTGAGCCACGTTTTCAGTCCGGCTGAGCAGCTTTCGAAATCCATGGATGCTGTTGCCGAATCCATCTATGAGAAAACTGATGGCGCAATCAATATTCAGACTTTCCCGCAGGCACAGCTGCCCGCATATAAGGAAGGTGTGGAACAGGTAGTTCGCGGCGCACGTTTCATCTCTGTTGAAGACCCCTCATTCATCGGTGACTACGTTCCCGATTTCAAAGCGCTCTACGCTCCAATGCTTTACCGCAGCTTTGACGAATACGTTAAGCTGACCCAGTCCGACCTCGTAAACAAAATGAAGGCTGAAGCTGAAAAACAGGGTATTAAAATTCTTGCTCTCGACTTCATCTACGGTTTCCGTAACCTGATCACCCAGAAAGTAATCAAAACTCCCGCGGATCTAAGTGGTATGAAAATCCGTACCCCCGGTTCCAAGTCCTACATCGACACCCTCAACGCCATGGGTGCAGTAGCAACTCCCCTGCCCTGGGGTGAAACACTTTCCGCGGTTCAGCAGGGCGTAGTCGACGGCCTCGAAGGTTCCGAATTCACCAACATCGGTACCAAAGTTTACGAAGGCCCGACAAAGAACGTAGCGAACACCCGCCATATCCTCGGAACCTGCGGTGTATATATTTCCACCAAAGTCTGGAACGATATTCCTGCCAGATACCAGAAAATCATTCAGGATGAATTCACCAAGGGTGCAGACCACATGGTCAACCTGCTCAAGTCCCAGCACGGCGGAGTGGTTAAAGAACTCGAATCCTACGGAGTAAAATTCAACGAAGTTGACGGTGACGCTTTCCGCGCTGCCCTTCAGCCCCTCTACAAGGAGCAGAAAGGCATGACTCCCGGTATCTTCCAGTCCATATTCAAAGAACTCGACGCAATGAGAAAATAA
- a CDS encoding MBL fold metallo-hydrolase, whose amino-acid sequence MIRSLLRELTGKVRRIEYCAMSVDLVSTCKGIVRVGSMPDVVKFMREHGFREEIVVVPAWEVSLAGDNRTGEEFILWQDQMRGGRLKEYVGLKHDVRQLEHNLDRIFPYFFDDRNLSLVRKDWLGNWFHSNIADPCCELGGVEICCADNDVVISEDGELIYRRSDFAPAYNSDKEVEAVLESVVRDGKAREFLEVVPIGCGNGVVGTVANSIVRFGEYVIWIDPCGYPAKTLARHGIHWDDVTHYLFTHNHEDHVQGFTACLERARRHGRKLNMIIADSVFRVMKELYAPLFPDLENYVQRFSLKPGTALFLGAVKIESRWNHHILPYGSIGLKISAGGNCFGYSGDTKYDEAINKILNRPELDAQWFADCDLVFHEIEFDNPDSVHSHWKQVAALQSRIRGKVLGYHCPHLGCPSFPLAEEGRSYTLKDLF is encoded by the coding sequence ATGATTAGAAGTCTGTTGAGAGAGTTGACCGGGAAAGTCAGGCGTATTGAATATTGTGCCATGAGTGTTGACCTTGTGAGTACCTGCAAAGGAATTGTGCGCGTAGGCAGCATGCCGGATGTGGTCAAGTTTATGCGTGAACATGGTTTCCGGGAGGAAATAGTGGTGGTCCCGGCATGGGAAGTTTCCTTGGCCGGTGATAATCGTACTGGTGAAGAGTTTATTCTTTGGCAGGATCAGATGCGTGGGGGCAGGCTAAAGGAGTATGTCGGCTTGAAGCACGATGTCAGGCAGCTGGAGCATAATCTTGATCGTATTTTCCCTTATTTTTTTGATGACCGTAATTTATCCTTGGTTCGTAAAGACTGGCTCGGGAATTGGTTCCATTCCAATATTGCCGACCCCTGTTGCGAATTAGGCGGGGTGGAGATCTGCTGTGCTGATAACGATGTGGTTATTAGCGAAGACGGAGAGCTGATCTATCGCCGTAGTGATTTTGCACCGGCTTACAATTCCGATAAAGAAGTTGAGGCTGTGCTGGAGTCTGTTGTCAGAGACGGCAAGGCACGTGAATTTCTTGAAGTTGTTCCCATTGGGTGTGGCAACGGGGTGGTCGGAACTGTTGCGAATTCAATTGTCCGTTTCGGTGAATATGTGATCTGGATAGATCCCTGCGGCTACCCGGCAAAGACGCTTGCCAGGCATGGAATTCACTGGGATGATGTCACCCATTATCTGTTCACCCACAATCATGAAGATCATGTACAGGGCTTTACCGCCTGCCTTGAGCGGGCGCGTAGGCATGGACGGAAATTGAATATGATTATTGCTGATTCCGTTTTCAGGGTGATGAAGGAGCTGTATGCACCGCTTTTCCCTGACCTTGAAAACTATGTACAGCGGTTTTCTTTAAAGCCCGGTACAGCTTTATTTCTTGGCGCGGTTAAAATTGAAAGCCGCTGGAATCACCACATTTTGCCTTACGGTTCCATCGGGTTGAAGATCAGCGCCGGGGGAAACTGCTTCGGCTATTCCGGCGACACTAAATATGACGAGGCAATTAATAAAATTCTTAATCGGCCAGAGCTCGATGCCCAATGGTTTGCTGACTGCGATCTTGTTTTCCACGAAATAGAATTTGATAACCCGGACAGTGTCCATTCCCACTGGAAACAGGTTGCAGCACTGCAAAGCAGGATTCGCGGGAAAGTGCTCGGCTACCATTGCCCGCATCTGGGGTGTCCATCTTTTCCGCTGGCGGAGGAAGGGCGAAGTTATACACTGAAAGATTTATTTTAA
- a CDS encoding transcriptional repressor translates to MGGNVSSLHLLTVQYINCPPAISLNLAKELDIYLKMDFIFKMSDEARKIFIDYLAGNRLSMTPQRKVIVETFLETEGHFSAEELLLLVQQKVPEIGLATVYRTLKLLIDSGLADNLDFGCGVALYEHSFGHAHHDHLICTRCDSKVEVLDEVIERKQEELARKNGYTLTRHRMILFGLCPECQDLEDD, encoded by the coding sequence ATGGGTGGAAATGTTAGTTCACTTCATTTACTTACCGTGCAGTATATCAATTGCCCGCCTGCTATTTCCCTGAATCTTGCTAAAGAGCTTGACATATATTTGAAAATGGATTTCATTTTCAAAATGTCGGATGAAGCAAGAAAAATATTTATTGATTACCTGGCTGGAAACAGGTTGAGTATGACTCCCCAGCGCAAGGTGATTGTTGAGACTTTCCTTGAGACTGAAGGGCATTTTTCAGCGGAAGAACTCCTGCTGCTGGTACAGCAGAAAGTGCCTGAAATCGGCTTGGCAACGGTCTATAGGACGCTGAAACTGCTCATAGACAGCGGGCTGGCTGATAACCTTGATTTCGGATGCGGTGTTGCGCTGTATGAACATTCTTTCGGGCACGCCCACCATGATCATCTCATCTGCACCCGCTGTGATAGTAAGGTAGAAGTTCTTGATGAAGTCATTGAGCGCAAGCAGGAAGAACTGGCCCGTAAAAATGGTTATACCCTGACCCGCCACAGGATGATTTTGTTTGGTTTATGTCCGGAATGCCAGGATCTTGAGGATGATTGA